The Sphingobacteriales bacterium genomic sequence GCAACTTTTTACAATTATCATTTTTTTGTAAAAATTAATTTAAGTCGTTGTAAATTTGTAGGTTACCAACTTCGATATTAATAATAAAACTTTATAAAACATTTTAAATTTTGTATTTCATGAACTCTCTTCGCCACATAGCGATGGCTTTTGCCCTTGTTTTGCTTGCAGGTTTTGCCCTACAAGCGCAAGATGGCAAACTAAAAAAGGCCAACGAACTGTACGACGGCTATTCGTTTCCCGAAGCTGCCGAGGCGTACAAGAAAATTTTGTCGAAAGAAGACCTGCCCGAAGCAAAAATTAAATTAGCCGAATGTTACCGGCTGATGAATATGCCCGTTGAGGCCGAATATTGGTACGAACAAGTTGTACAATTAGCCGAAGCCGAACCCATTCACCGCTACCATTACGGCATGATGCTAAAATCTAACAACAAATTTGAAGAAGCAAAACAGGCTTTCATTGAATACGCTCAATTGGTGCCTACCGACACCCGCGGCATCAGGCAGGTTGAGGCTTGCGACCAATTTAATTACTTTATGACCGACCCCGGCATTTATAATATTACCCTAACCAATATCAACTCGGCCCAAGCCGATTTTGGCCCCGCTTTTTACAAAGAAGGCATTGTATATGCCAGCGAAACGGGGGTAAGGTTTAATGTTGAATATAATTGGCGCGAACGCCCATTTTTAGACTTGTTTTATGCGCAATTAGAAAACCAAGAAAACCCCGCCGAATTTAAAAAAGGCGAAAATTTTAAAGGCCAAGTAAATACCTGGGTACACGAGGGAACGGTAACTTTTACCGAAGATGGTCAAACAATGTACTTTTGCCGCAATAATTTTGAAAAAGGTAAATTAGGTTACGACAAAGTTGGCGGCGATGTAGGTTACAACGTAAAAGATGCCATGAAAACCGTAAAACTTCAAATTTTTGAGTCAAAACTTAAAGGCGAAAAATGGGAAGAAGTAAAAGGTTTGCCCTTTAACAGCGACCAATACTCGGTAGGGCACCCCGCCCTTAGCCCCGACGGACAGGCTTTGTACTTTATATCGGATATGCCAGGTGGTTATGGCATGACCGATGTTTACGTAGCATATAAAAATGGCGATAGCTGGGGCACACCCGAAAACCTTGGTCCGGAAATTAATACCGAAGGCCGCGAAATGTTTCCTTTTATAAGTGCCGATGGCGCCTTGTACTTCTCGTCAGATGCTTTGCCCGGATTAGGTGGCCTCGATATTTTTTCGACTAAATTACAACCCGATGGCACTTGGAGTGCAGCCGAAAATTTGCGCTACCCCGTAAATACAAACAGCGACGATTTTGCATTCATTATCAATAAAGAAAATGAGCGCGGTTATTTTTCATCGAACCGCCCTGGCGGCGCTGGCGACGACGACATTTATACCTTTACCCGACTTAGTAATATTATGACGGGTATTGTGGTAGATTGCGAAACCGGCGACCTTATTAACGGCGCCTTAGTAAAATTAATGGAAGGCGAAAAAATTATGCAAAAAGCCAAAACACAGGCAAATGGCATGTTTACCTTTCCGCTTCAGCCCGGCAAAAGCTATACTGTTGTAGCCACTAAAGCCGGATACGATGAAGGCAAAGAAGAGATTAAAGTAGATACCAAAGGCCGCCAAATTGAACTAAAAATACCAATTTGCCCCGAAGGCGCAGGTAAAAACTGTATCATTGTGGGTAAAGTTTTTGACAAAGAAACTAAAGAGCCTGTTGATAAAGCAACTGTTAAACTTGTAAATTCAAAAACCAACGACGAGCTAACATTTGTAACCGGAGCCGACGGCACCTATACTTTTAATGTCGAATCGGAAACTGACTACACCGTGTATGCCCAAAAAGACAAATATTTTACCGTTACCAAAACCGTTAGCACCATAGGCAAAAAATGTAGTGCAAAAGACCCAATTACAGTTGAAGATATTGAAATTACTAAAATGCCACCGGTAGTACCCGACCCAAATTCTCCGGATGGTACAAAACAAACCCCCGATGGAACTAAATACATTCCAATTGATGGTAGTAGCCTACCTCCAATTATTGATAACGGCCAATATAACCCAATTTTAGGCGACGCCTTAAACCATATTTATTATGATTTTGACAAACACTATATTCGCAAAGATGCCCGCCCCGAATTAGACAAAGTAGTGAAATTTATGTATGACAATCCCGCCTTAGTAGTTGAACTTAGGGCACATACTGACTCGCGTGGCTCGCATGAGTATAATCAAGCCCTTTCAGACCGCCGCGCAGCCTCAGCACGGTCATATATTACTAAACGAGGTATTTCTAACGATAGACTAAACTCGCAAGGCTACGGCGAAACCCAGCTAACCAACGAATGTGCTGACGGCGTAAACTGCAATAACGCTAAACACCAAGATAATCGTCGCACCGAGTTTGTATTATTAGGCGTAGTTCCTGGATTACAAGGCAATATGAGTGTGCCAAGGTATTACTACGAAACCGACAAACATCGAGGCAAAAACTACTATAAAAATGGCAATGGTAGTTACAGCGGTGGTGAAACTGGCTACAATGAAAGCAATAGCAGTTCTTCGTCCTACACATCATCATCAACATCATCACCATCAGGCAACATTACTTATTCAAGTGGCTCAACTTATTACGATAATAGCAGCATGAACACTGGCAGCACTTATTCATCCGGAAGCAGCTATAGCTCAGAGGCAACTACGGGCAATTATACCGGAAACACAGGTACTACCTCCTCTGGAAATTTGTTTTACCAAGGCAGCACTGGTAGCGGCAAAACTTTAGATTGTTGCTATACCCCCGCTACAGGTGGCTACTCTTCAGGGCCAGCAACTTCTGGAATAGAATACAAAATACAACTTGATGTTCAAAGTTCGCCAAATATGGGCAATTACAGCACACTTAGCGACTTAGGCACTCTTATAGCTGAACCCGGCGCTAACGGCATGCAACGTGTTATGCTTAGTGGTTATAAATCGCAAGCCGATGTTGAGGCCGCACTTATGCAGGTTCATAGCCGCGAATTTAAAGATGCCTTTATTGCTACCTACCAAAATGGTATGCGCGTTGGACAATAAACAAACTAAACCATTTTTATTGATTACAAATTAGATATTTATATTATTTACCCCCAATAGACCCATCCGGATAAGATATCCGGATGGTTTTTTATTTATTGGCACTTGAATTAGAGCAAATCAAACATTATCAACTAAATAAATAATTAAAAACATGAACATTCAGAAAATTACACCGTGTTTGTGGGTCGAAAAAGATGCCAAGGCAGTAGCCCAATATTACCTTTCAATTTTTAAAGGCGGCAAATTAAAAGATTACCGCTTATACGACAAATTGTCGGATGGACAAGACATGCCCCACGGTAGTTTTGATACCGCAGTAATAGAAATTGCCGGAGTAGAATTTAGTATTTTGGCAGCCGGGCCTTTGTTTAAATTTAACGAAGCTATTTCATTTGTTGTTAATTGCAAAGACCAGCAAGAAGTGGATTATTACTGGGAAGCCCTTACTGCCAACGGCGGCGAAGAAGGCCCCTGCGGTTGGTGTAAAGACAAATATGGCTTGTCGTGGCAAGTGGTGCCTGTTGAATACTTCGAGCTTATTAACAGCAACGACCCTATAGTCAGAGATAAAGCGCTGCTCAATACATTTGAACAAAAAAAGATAATCCTTGCAGCGCTTAAATAAAAAATACCTACCTAACAAATGGCCAAAACAAACTACCAAACCATCAACGATTACCACGAGGTTTTTCCGGCTGAAATTGCCGCGCGCATGCAAACAATCCGCGAAATGGTTCATAAAATTGCCCCTAATGTGCAAGAAATTATCAGCTATCAAATACCGGCATTTCAATTACACAACAAGTATAAATTAATTTACTATTGTGCATTTACCAAACATTTAACCTTATCAAGTCCTTGGAGTAAGGCTTTTTTAAAAGAGTTTGAAGAGCCACTAAAAGCCTATAAAGTTTCGAAGGCGGCAATTCAAATACCACACAACCAAACACTGCCGATTGAGTTGATAGAAAAAATTTTGAAATTCAGAAAAGCCGAACTTGAAGCAATGGCAAACTAAAAACCACCTCAAATTAACGAATTTATATAGTTAGAGTCAATGTTTTTACGGCTATATGTTTTGAAAACTAGGGTATCCGGATTAGTTTTTGTACCTTTGTGCGTTTTTTTAATATCCGGAAAATTTTTTAGCTTATTTTTATCCGGATAAGCCAATTGACCACCTGCCCGAGATGTAACCTTACTACTTTACCTGCATCGCAAAAGTGTAAATTAAATCAACTCGGCAATTTACAAATACTATATGAGCGTAAAAAAACGGATACTTTCCATTTCTCACATGATACTGCCCTACTTGGGCGAAGATACTGCCATTGGGCAAATATCGAGCAAATTACCACTTTTTCTGTCAGACCAGCAAGGCCATGAATTGCGCGTGCTAACACCCCGATTTGGAGCTATTAACGAGCGCCGACACCGGCTGCACGAGGTTGTACGCCTTTCGGGGATTAATATAATTATAAACGAGGATGATTTTCCACTTATAATTAAGGTGGCATCAATGCCAGGATCGCGTTTACAAGTATATTTTTTAGAGAATGAAGATTATTACAAACGTCGCGCTGTTTTAACCGATGATGATGGGAATTTTTTTGATGACAATGCCGAGCGTATGATTTTCTTTTGCCGAGGCGTGCTCGAAACAGTGCGCAAGTTTGGCTGGGCGCCCGATGTAATACACTGCCACGGCTGGATGACAAGCTTAGTGCCCTGGTACGTAAAAACGTTTTATAATAATGTGCCCGTTTTTTCGAATTCAAAGGTAATATACTCGGTTTACGACAACGAGTTTGAAGGCACTTTAAATCAGGAAAGTTTTAAACTAAAAGCAACCATGAAAGGTGGCAACCCGGCCGACCTCGAAGCCTTTGGCAATACAAGTAATAACGATTTGCATAAAGCAGCTATTAACTGGGCCGATGCCGTAGTTACCGCCACTACTAACAGCCAAATTGATGCCGACTTAGACAATTTTATCAAAAACAAAAAAGATCTGCTTTTTTTAGACCATTACGCCGACGATAATTACTTAGGCGCGTACAAAAACCTATATCAACAACTTTTTGATTTGGGCGAACAAACGCAATAGATATTAGTTATTAATTGTTGTGTAAAGCAGTTAGCAACCTACTACAAAACATAAAAAAATAGGTGCGAGTTTTAACAAAATAATAATAGGCTAACCTTGCAACCAATTTTAAAAAAATCACCTCTTTATTATTTGCTTTTAGTGCAAATTTTTTATCATAAATAAGCAGGGCGTTTTAGCCCATATCTATATTTGTATTTTTCTATTGCGATTATAGTAAACTAACTTGTTTGAATTACCCGTTTTTAATATGAAATTTGCTTTTTTGCGTTATTTTTGCCTGTTTTTTTTAGGCATTTCAACTATATTTTTTGCAAATAGCTGCGGCGAAACAAGCACATTAGGCCTCGACTTAATTGAACCCGAACAATACATAGATGCCCTTAAAACCGATACTTTGCAGTTGTGGGTTAATACTATACCCAGCGACTCGTTAATTACCAGCCTCATTAACAACCAAGAACGCAACTTTTTGCTGGGGGCAATTAACAACGACCCCTATTTTGGCCAATCGGCTGCCCACCTGTACACACAAGTACGGCTAACACAAAATAACTTAAATTTGCCCAACGATGCCACCTTAGATTCGGTCGTGTTGGTGTTGGCCTATGCCTCCGAAATTCCCTATGGCACAAAATATGCACCAAACACCGTGCGTGTTTACGAGCTTACCGAACCAATGGATGCCGATACTACGTATTACCAAAATCAAACTTTAGCCCACAATCCAACGCCTTTAACCGAAAAATCAGGTTTTGTACATCGTTATACCGACTCATTGGCCATAAACACCGTACTTAAAAACAAAGCCGGAAAAGACTCGGTCGTAACCAAAATAAATGTTGCCCCCCAACTGCGCTTTACCTTGCCAAACGAAATTGGCGAACGCATAATAAACGAAACCGATACAGCAAAATTTGCCAATAGCGAAGCATTTTCTAAATTTATTAAAGGATTTTACTTCGAGGCCGATGCTGCCAACCAAAATATTGCCTATTTTAGCCTGTTCAACCCCCAATCAAGGTTAGTTTTATACTATCACACCAACGGCGTATTTACTACCGTTGATTTTCCAATGGGAGCAAATACCGCCGTCTTTAACCACTACGAGCACAATTACTCCGGATACCCCGCCGGCAATGCCCTTGCCCAACCTGCCCCAAATGGCAACGAACAACTGTTTTTAAAATCAATGGCCGGATTGGGCTTCGAATTAAAAATTCCGAACTTAAATAAATTAGGAAATATTGTGGTAAACAAAGCCGAGTTAGAAATGTATATCGTTCCGCAAACAAATTATACCTACCAGACCCCAGGCGAGCTTACTTTTACGCCTGTTGATACCTCCGGAAAAGTTATAACAAGCTTTGCACGCAATGCCCAACGCAATACCTCCGACACCACTTGGTTAAACATCGCTCCAATTCCTGTTACAAACAGCCGTTATACCTTATTGCTAACCGAGTACTTGCAGCAAAAATTAATTGAACCACAAATAACCAACGCTGCCGACCGCTTTTTTATTAACCGGCAGGTTTTACGCGCCGACCGCGTGTTAATTGCCGGGCCAAATTATCCAAACCCAGCTTATCGTATGAAATTAAACCTAATTTACACGCCTGTAAAATAAATAATACCCGGCACGTAGTACAAGATAGCCTAAGCGCAAATCAGTGCTATCCGGAAATAAAAAAATTAGCAGCCTTTACCTAAAAGAAGAACTTTTTGAAAACCTCATCTTACTTTATCAAATAATACTATGTGTGGAATTATTGCCTATATTGGCCCAAAACAAGCCTACCCTATCATTATTAATGGGCTTCGCCGTTTAGAATACCGTGGTTACGACAGCGCAGGCGTTGCTCTGCTAAATGGCAGTTTACAAATTTACAAACGACAAGGCAAAGTACAAGATTTAGATAATTACGCCGCTCCACTTGCCCCACATGGGCAGGTTGGCATAGGCCATACTCGTTGGGCTACCCACGGCGCACCCAACAATATAAATGCCCACCCACATGTATCGCGTAGTGGTAAAATTGCCGTTATTCACAACGGTATTATTGAAAACTACGCTGTTTTAAAAGAAGAATTAATAAAACGCGGCTATCAGTTTCATTCTGACACCGACACCGAAGCCATCCCGCATTTAATTGAAGAAGTACAAAATCGTTTGCCCGGCGTACCTTTAGAAGATGCAATGCGCATAGCACTTAGGTTTGTTGAAGGTGCTTACGCCTTTGTAGTTATAAGCGAAGACGAACCCCATAAATTGGTGGCAGCCCGTAAAAGTAGCCCCTTAGTAATAGGTATTGGCAAAAACGAAGAAGAGTTTTTTATTGCCTCAGACGGTGTGCCAATTATTGAGCATACGCGCAACGTGGTTTATTTAGATGACTATGAAGTAGCCGTTATTAATATGGATGCCGATAAAAAATTAGCTATAAAAAATGCCAAAGAAAATCAACCAAAAGAACCATTTGTACATGAATTGACATGGAACTTAGAAACCTTAGAAAAAGGTGGCTACGAACATTTTATGCTAAAAGAAATACACGAACAGCCAAACTCGGTTGCCGAAAGTATGCGCGGACGCTTAAATGCTTTAGATGGTATCATTAAAATAGGCGGAATAGAAAACTACGAGCAGAAATTGATAAATGCCCGCCGAATAATTATTGTAGCCTGTGGCACCTCATTTTATGCCGGATTAGTGGGCGAATATTTAATTGAAGACCTAGCCCGCATACCCGTTGAGGTTGAATACGCTTCAGAATTTCGTTACCGAAATCCCGTTATTTTCGAAGACGATGTAGTAATGGCTATCTCACAATCCGGAGAAACAGCCGACACCTTAGCTGCTATACAGTTAGCTAAATCAAAAGGGGCTACTATTTTAGGTATTTGCAACGTAGTTGGCTCCTCTATCTCGCGCGAGACCGACGCAGGTGCTTATACCCATGCCGGACCCGAAATTGGTGTAGCCAGCACCAAAGCTTTTACCGCCCAACTAACTATACTAACCCTAATGGCGCTTCGGCTGGCGCACCAGCGCGGCACCCTAACCGAAACCCGCTACCGCGAGTTGTTGGCCGAATTAGAACAAATTCCGGCAAAAATTAAAAAAACCCTCGAAACCGAACACCAAATTGAATGTATTGCCGACCTTTTTAAAAACGTCCGGAACTTT encodes the following:
- a CDS encoding carboxypeptidase regulatory-like domain-containing protein, whose amino-acid sequence is MNSLRHIAMAFALVLLAGFALQAQDGKLKKANELYDGYSFPEAAEAYKKILSKEDLPEAKIKLAECYRLMNMPVEAEYWYEQVVQLAEAEPIHRYHYGMMLKSNNKFEEAKQAFIEYAQLVPTDTRGIRQVEACDQFNYFMTDPGIYNITLTNINSAQADFGPAFYKEGIVYASETGVRFNVEYNWRERPFLDLFYAQLENQENPAEFKKGENFKGQVNTWVHEGTVTFTEDGQTMYFCRNNFEKGKLGYDKVGGDVGYNVKDAMKTVKLQIFESKLKGEKWEEVKGLPFNSDQYSVGHPALSPDGQALYFISDMPGGYGMTDVYVAYKNGDSWGTPENLGPEINTEGREMFPFISADGALYFSSDALPGLGGLDIFSTKLQPDGTWSAAENLRYPVNTNSDDFAFIINKENERGYFSSNRPGGAGDDDIYTFTRLSNIMTGIVVDCETGDLINGALVKLMEGEKIMQKAKTQANGMFTFPLQPGKSYTVVATKAGYDEGKEEIKVDTKGRQIELKIPICPEGAGKNCIIVGKVFDKETKEPVDKATVKLVNSKTNDELTFVTGADGTYTFNVESETDYTVYAQKDKYFTVTKTVSTIGKKCSAKDPITVEDIEITKMPPVVPDPNSPDGTKQTPDGTKYIPIDGSSLPPIIDNGQYNPILGDALNHIYYDFDKHYIRKDARPELDKVVKFMYDNPALVVELRAHTDSRGSHEYNQALSDRRAASARSYITKRGISNDRLNSQGYGETQLTNECADGVNCNNAKHQDNRRTEFVLLGVVPGLQGNMSVPRYYYETDKHRGKNYYKNGNGSYSGGETGYNESNSSSSSYTSSSTSSPSGNITYSSGSTYYDNSSMNTGSTYSSGSSYSSEATTGNYTGNTGTTSSGNLFYQGSTGSGKTLDCCYTPATGGYSSGPATSGIEYKIQLDVQSSPNMGNYSTLSDLGTLIAEPGANGMQRVMLSGYKSQADVEAALMQVHSREFKDAFIATYQNGMRVGQ
- a CDS encoding VOC family protein; protein product: MNIQKITPCLWVEKDAKAVAQYYLSIFKGGKLKDYRLYDKLSDGQDMPHGSFDTAVIEIAGVEFSILAAGPLFKFNEAISFVVNCKDQQEVDYYWEALTANGGEEGPCGWCKDKYGLSWQVVPVEYFELINSNDPIVRDKALLNTFEQKKIILAALK
- the glmS gene encoding glutamine--fructose-6-phosphate transaminase (isomerizing); the encoded protein is MCGIIAYIGPKQAYPIIINGLRRLEYRGYDSAGVALLNGSLQIYKRQGKVQDLDNYAAPLAPHGQVGIGHTRWATHGAPNNINAHPHVSRSGKIAVIHNGIIENYAVLKEELIKRGYQFHSDTDTEAIPHLIEEVQNRLPGVPLEDAMRIALRFVEGAYAFVVISEDEPHKLVAARKSSPLVIGIGKNEEEFFIASDGVPIIEHTRNVVYLDDYEVAVINMDADKKLAIKNAKENQPKEPFVHELTWNLETLEKGGYEHFMLKEIHEQPNSVAESMRGRLNALDGIIKIGGIENYEQKLINARRIIIVACGTSFYAGLVGEYLIEDLARIPVEVEYASEFRYRNPVIFEDDVVMAISQSGETADTLAAIQLAKSKGATILGICNVVGSSISRETDAGAYTHAGPEIGVASTKAFTAQLTILTLMALRLAHQRGTLTETRYRELLAELEQIPAKIKKTLETEHQIECIADLFKNVRNFLYLGRGYNYPVALEGALKLKEISYIHAEGYPAAEMKHGPIALIDENMPVVVLATNKSAYDKIISNIQQVKARNGRIIAITNENDELLHDLADYVIEIPDVAEPLAPLVSVIPLQLLAYHIAVMRGSNVDQPRNLAKSVTVE
- a CDS encoding DUF1801 domain-containing protein: MAKTNYQTINDYHEVFPAEIAARMQTIREMVHKIAPNVQEIISYQIPAFQLHNKYKLIYYCAFTKHLTLSSPWSKAFLKEFEEPLKAYKVSKAAIQIPHNQTLPIELIEKILKFRKAELEAMAN
- a CDS encoding DUF4270 domain-containing protein, with the protein product MKFAFLRYFCLFFLGISTIFFANSCGETSTLGLDLIEPEQYIDALKTDTLQLWVNTIPSDSLITSLINNQERNFLLGAINNDPYFGQSAAHLYTQVRLTQNNLNLPNDATLDSVVLVLAYASEIPYGTKYAPNTVRVYELTEPMDADTTYYQNQTLAHNPTPLTEKSGFVHRYTDSLAINTVLKNKAGKDSVVTKINVAPQLRFTLPNEIGERIINETDTAKFANSEAFSKFIKGFYFEADAANQNIAYFSLFNPQSRLVLYYHTNGVFTTVDFPMGANTAVFNHYEHNYSGYPAGNALAQPAPNGNEQLFLKSMAGLGFELKIPNLNKLGNIVVNKAELEMYIVPQTNYTYQTPGELTFTPVDTSGKVITSFARNAQRNTSDTTWLNIAPIPVTNSRYTLLLTEYLQQKLIEPQITNAADRFFINRQVLRADRVLIAGPNYPNPAYRMKLNLIYTPVK
- a CDS encoding glycogen/starch synthase, which produces MSVKKRILSISHMILPYLGEDTAIGQISSKLPLFLSDQQGHELRVLTPRFGAINERRHRLHEVVRLSGINIIINEDDFPLIIKVASMPGSRLQVYFLENEDYYKRRAVLTDDDGNFFDDNAERMIFFCRGVLETVRKFGWAPDVIHCHGWMTSLVPWYVKTFYNNVPVFSNSKVIYSVYDNEFEGTLNQESFKLKATMKGGNPADLEAFGNTSNNDLHKAAINWADAVVTATTNSQIDADLDNFIKNKKDLLFLDHYADDNYLGAYKNLYQQLFDLGEQTQ